A window from Dehalobacter sp. DCA encodes these proteins:
- the trpD gene encoding anthranilate phosphoribosyltransferase: MRKMSVMTMDLKEFGAGITQLIGKQNLSRDKAKAMFVQVLTNQQPDLQQGAFLSALTAKGETAEEIAGSWEAIYELDTVKVVPDVRGCLVENSGTGMDTVKTFNISTAAAIIAAAAGIMMAKHGSRAITSSCGTIDVLEEVGIDMECTPDIVKGSIEKTGIGIFNGMSPQVHPKALGRILSQIAFGTTLNIAASLANPAAPQYAVRGVYDRELVVPVTKVMKEIGFKRALVVFGSDQNGPKGMDEASTLGETYVAELKESGEIVQYTLTPEEFGIRRPDKKELSPSGNRRQEALRLLSILSGRGTEACTDIVCLNAALILYLMDKAPTIAEGVRLAGEIIQNGQAIRKLKEWVGAQNTDPTAGSGKLNQLLGQI, translated from the coding sequence ATGAGAAAAATGAGCGTGATGACCATGGATTTAAAAGAATTTGGAGCAGGAATTACCCAATTGATTGGCAAACAGAATTTATCCAGAGATAAGGCCAAAGCAATGTTTGTTCAGGTACTGACGAATCAGCAGCCGGATCTGCAGCAGGGTGCATTTTTGTCCGCGCTGACAGCGAAAGGAGAAACCGCTGAAGAGATCGCCGGAAGTTGGGAAGCTATTTATGAACTTGATACGGTGAAAGTGGTGCCTGATGTCCGCGGATGCCTTGTTGAAAACAGCGGTACGGGTATGGATACCGTTAAAACATTTAATATCAGTACTGCTGCAGCGATCATTGCTGCCGCCGCTGGGATCATGATGGCCAAACACGGATCCCGTGCGATTACCTCGTCCTGCGGAACAATTGACGTTTTGGAGGAAGTAGGCATCGATATGGAATGTACGCCGGATATTGTCAAGGGCAGTATCGAAAAGACCGGCATCGGAATTTTTAATGGCATGAGTCCGCAGGTTCATCCCAAAGCACTGGGACGGATTTTGTCGCAGATTGCATTCGGGACCACTTTAAACATAGCTGCTTCCCTGGCTAATCCCGCCGCCCCTCAATATGCTGTCCGAGGAGTGTATGACCGGGAATTGGTAGTGCCGGTTACCAAGGTTATGAAGGAGATAGGATTCAAACGTGCGCTGGTTGTCTTTGGGTCGGATCAAAATGGCCCCAAAGGGATGGATGAGGCTTCTACCTTGGGGGAAACGTATGTGGCTGAGTTAAAAGAGAGCGGCGAAATTGTTCAATACACACTTACCCCGGAAGAATTCGGAATCAGAAGACCTGATAAAAAGGAGTTAAGCCCTTCCGGGAATCGCAGGCAGGAAGCGCTGCGTCTGCTGTCCATCCTGTCCGGTAGAGGAACGGAGGCGTGTACGGATATTGTATGTCTGAATGCAGCCTTAATCCTCTATTTAATGGACAAAGCCCCAACGATTGCAGAGGGTGTCCGACTGGCCGGAGAAATCATTCAAAACGGCCAGGCAATCCGGAAGCTCAAGGAATGGGTCGGGGCCCAAAATACTGATCCGACTGCCGGATCAGGGAAACTCAATCAGCTTCTGGGGCAGATCTAA
- a CDS encoding zinc-dependent dehydrogenase has product MMKAARLEEIQKIRITNVAQPECRKGDVLVKVMACGICRTDLKAYQIGQRDLHLPRVLGHEITGVVAETGREVTCVKPGDRVQVAPGLPCGTCRFCQMGMHHLCDDIKIMGFHYDGGFAEYVLVPENGVKNGVLNKIPETLTFYEAALTEPLACCVNMQESAGIGLGDQVVIFGAGPLGILNAKLARKRGAGRIILVEKREERIEAAKNDFDEWINPTGENAVSRILTLTEGKGADLAIPCCPDPQTMADSLNVLGKRGRFCFFSGMVLSESVPAIDLNLIHYKELFVYGAYGCSSLHNREALDLLAAGMIKVNDMTTCALPLSDLVQGIEKVAKREDTNTIIDLTL; this is encoded by the coding sequence ATGATGAAGGCTGCTCGCCTGGAGGAAATCCAAAAGATCAGAATAACGAATGTGGCCCAGCCAGAATGCAGGAAGGGGGATGTGCTGGTAAAAGTGATGGCCTGTGGGATCTGTCGGACTGATCTAAAAGCGTATCAGATTGGGCAACGTGATTTGCACCTGCCGCGGGTCCTTGGTCATGAAATCACCGGAGTAGTGGCCGAAACTGGAAGGGAAGTGACTTGTGTCAAGCCCGGAGATCGCGTTCAAGTTGCGCCCGGACTGCCCTGCGGGACATGCCGGTTTTGTCAGATGGGAATGCATCATCTTTGTGATGATATTAAAATCATGGGTTTCCATTATGACGGGGGATTCGCAGAATATGTATTGGTGCCAGAAAATGGGGTAAAGAACGGTGTCTTGAATAAGATACCGGAGACCCTGACCTTCTACGAAGCTGCCTTGACGGAGCCTCTGGCCTGCTGTGTGAATATGCAGGAAAGTGCTGGGATCGGGCTCGGAGATCAGGTTGTGATCTTCGGGGCAGGGCCGCTGGGGATCTTAAATGCCAAATTGGCGAGAAAAAGAGGCGCGGGCAGGATCATCCTTGTCGAAAAGAGAGAAGAAAGAATCGAGGCAGCCAAAAATGATTTTGATGAATGGATTAACCCTACCGGTGAAAATGCCGTCAGCAGAATCCTGACGTTGACGGAAGGAAAGGGTGCCGATTTAGCTATCCCCTGCTGCCCTGATCCTCAGACGATGGCTGATAGCCTGAACGTACTGGGGAAGAGAGGACGCTTTTGTTTCTTCAGCGGAATGGTCTTGAGCGAAAGTGTTCCGGCTATTGATTTGAATCTGATCCATTACAAAGAACTTTTCGTGTATGGCGCCTACGGCTGCTCGTCGCTGCACAACCGGGAAGCACTGGATTTGCTGGCTGCCGGCATGATCAAAGTAAACGATATGACAACATGTGCATTGCCTCTTTCCGACCTTGTCCAGGGGATCGAAAAGGTAGCAAAGAGGGAAGATACTAATACAATTATCGACTTAACATTATGA
- a CDS encoding DUF2284 domain-containing protein — MNKFDYQNDNYDFLLQIKAEQDAAEILHKAMDCELFTAIEEGRSFSDLANGLHLDDQGTHLFLGVLEKMGLIIRKEGYLSNTPVSTKYLSKTSSFYSLDALINGEFSGMFIAEKLMPILEYFKGNVCIERFLSDEISSSIRNFLMKQCTEISFDVHLPYDLVITGGNYEKCAQTITDDAVIAVIGTYAEESSLPTAIRSYQAYLKKDSSMFSVNALAAKDVTAFFERKQMMQTPLLQLTRDISVIFASKNKNKLQELAISAEAQLRAKLKRLPVQSVTLIHPQDVVTAHWAKDHCRYGCSSYGEKCCPPNSPSYEETSVKLDGYTKAFLIEGQPPTRMFQRVMLDAEKAAFKQGFYKAFAFWAGPCHLCSECKQPAPPKKCTATRPSMESAGMDVFATVAKQGFTMRTLKDKNEFVKYFGLLLLE; from the coding sequence ATGAATAAATTTGATTACCAGAACGACAACTATGACTTTTTATTGCAAATCAAAGCGGAACAGGATGCAGCGGAAATCCTTCACAAGGCGATGGATTGTGAACTTTTTACCGCAATTGAAGAAGGGAGATCTTTTAGTGATCTGGCGAACGGTCTTCATCTTGATGACCAAGGGACACACCTTTTTCTCGGCGTCCTAGAGAAGATGGGTTTAATCATCAGGAAAGAAGGATATTTGTCTAATACCCCCGTAAGTACGAAATACCTATCAAAGACAAGTTCTTTTTATAGCCTGGATGCATTAATAAACGGCGAATTCAGCGGAATGTTTATCGCCGAAAAACTTATGCCGATATTGGAATATTTCAAAGGAAATGTCTGCATTGAAAGGTTTTTATCGGATGAAATATCTTCATCAATCCGGAATTTTCTAATGAAACAATGTACCGAGATTTCTTTTGATGTCCATTTGCCCTATGATCTGGTCATAACAGGCGGAAATTATGAAAAATGCGCGCAAACCATCACCGATGATGCAGTGATTGCCGTCATTGGTACTTATGCCGAAGAATCTTCTCTACCAACGGCAATTCGCTCGTATCAAGCTTACCTCAAAAAAGATAGTTCCATGTTTTCGGTTAACGCCCTAGCGGCAAAGGATGTTACTGCATTCTTTGAGAGAAAGCAGATGATGCAAACACCTTTATTACAACTTACCAGGGATATTTCGGTGATTTTTGCATCCAAGAATAAGAACAAATTACAGGAACTTGCGATATCAGCTGAAGCACAGCTTCGTGCAAAGTTAAAAAGGCTGCCGGTCCAGTCTGTCACGCTGATTCATCCTCAGGATGTTGTTACGGCCCATTGGGCAAAAGATCATTGCCGCTACGGATGCTCCAGTTATGGGGAAAAATGCTGTCCCCCAAACAGCCCTTCCTATGAGGAAACAAGCGTAAAATTAGACGGCTATACTAAAGCTTTTCTGATTGAAGGCCAGCCGCCGACCCGCATGTTTCAACGTGTCATGCTGGATGCTGAGAAGGCCGCTTTTAAGCAGGGATTTTATAAAGCTTTTGCTTTTTGGGCGGGACCATGCCATCTTTGCAGCGAGTGCAAACAGCCTGCACCGCCAAAAAAATGTACGGCTACGCGCCCTTCTATGGAGAGCGCCGGTATGGATGTTTTTGCCACGGTTGCCAAACAAGGCTTTACAATGCGGACCTTAAAAGACAAAAATGAATTTGTCAAATACTTTGGATTATTGCTTCTGGAATAG
- a CDS encoding amino acid permease: MENKHQGLSAWQLTMMALGTVIGGSFFLGSSVAINAAGPSIILSFILGGVIVYFILFALSEMTVANPDIGSFRTFAAQAFGRGTGFVVGWVYWAGMVLAMSSEATAVSILMREWVPNISIAWLGSFIIIGITLLNLLGADKLSKLESGLAAVKLLALASFILIALLLILGLFPAVSSIGIGELVREPLMPTGIKGIAGSMLIVIFSYAGFEIIGLAASEANNPIKTIPKAISHTVLILLAFYIISIAVLLPLIPTSSLSEKFSPMVAALDRWGIGWAGSVINFVLITAILSTMLAAMFGLGRMMRSLAEEGQAPRWLKDRGNVPHRGILISGLAMLAGLGIGLLLPSVYLFLISSGGFALLFTYAVIMATHLRFRKKYGCPPSGKCQMPGYPYSTWIVFLSLILIIISMPFISGQGTGLIAGIIMIALFSVIYMFLTRVHILQTDRSQNKRLTGDLYKTKLTAEFSEALIDKNNCQKKEKPDKG, translated from the coding sequence ATGGAAAATAAACATCAGGGATTATCTGCCTGGCAGCTTACGATGATGGCTTTAGGAACAGTCATCGGGGGTTCTTTTTTTCTAGGTTCATCGGTAGCGATTAATGCCGCGGGACCTTCCATTATCCTATCCTTTATTCTGGGAGGCGTCATCGTTTATTTTATTCTTTTTGCTTTGTCGGAGATGACGGTTGCAAATCCGGATATAGGTTCCTTTCGTACCTTCGCAGCCCAAGCTTTTGGCAGAGGAACCGGTTTTGTAGTTGGCTGGGTATACTGGGCTGGGATGGTTTTGGCAATGTCCAGTGAGGCTACTGCTGTATCAATCCTAATGCGCGAATGGGTTCCCAATATATCGATTGCCTGGCTGGGAAGCTTTATTATTATAGGCATCACACTTCTGAATTTACTGGGAGCCGATAAATTAAGCAAGCTTGAGAGCGGCCTTGCTGCCGTAAAGCTGCTGGCGCTGGCCTCATTCATCCTTATTGCCTTACTTTTAATTCTGGGATTATTTCCGGCTGTCTCAAGCATTGGTATCGGAGAATTAGTCAGGGAACCTTTGATGCCAACGGGAATTAAAGGGATCGCAGGGAGTATGCTTATCGTCATCTTTTCCTATGCCGGTTTTGAAATCATCGGACTGGCTGCTTCGGAAGCCAACAATCCAATCAAAACGATTCCGAAGGCAATTTCTCATACAGTATTAATTCTGCTGGCATTTTATATCATCTCTATTGCTGTGCTGCTTCCGTTGATCCCCACTTCCAGCCTGAGTGAAAAATTCAGTCCCATGGTAGCGGCGCTTGATCGCTGGGGAATCGGCTGGGCAGGCAGCGTTATCAATTTTGTACTCATTACAGCGATCCTTTCTACAATGCTGGCAGCGATGTTCGGATTGGGCAGAATGATGCGCTCTCTTGCCGAAGAAGGCCAGGCGCCCAGATGGCTTAAGGACCGGGGAAATGTTCCGCATCGGGGGATCCTGATTTCGGGTTTAGCCATGCTTGCGGGATTGGGTATTGGTCTTTTGCTCCCGAGCGTGTACTTGTTTTTAATAAGTTCGGGCGGATTTGCTTTGTTATTTACCTATGCGGTCATTATGGCAACGCACTTACGCTTTCGGAAGAAATATGGGTGCCCGCCCTCAGGCAAGTGTCAGATGCCTGGCTATCCGTATTCTACCTGGATCGTATTTTTAAGCCTCATCTTGATCATCATCAGTATGCCATTTATCTCCGGGCAGGGAACTGGCCTCATTGCCGGGATCATTATGATCGCGTTATTCTCTGTTATTTATATGTTCTTGACCAGGGTTCATATTTTACAAACTGATCGGTCACAAAATAAACGTTTGACCGGAGATCTTTATAAGACGAAACTGACTGCAGAATTTTCCGAAGCGTTGATCGATAAAAATAATTGCCAGAAAAAAGAAAAACCAGATAAAGGATAA
- a CDS encoding prenylated flavin chaperone LpdD — protein sequence MKIAIGQDKLALSYEISVIGHDILISVTGGRQHIGSVAVGNCGTVTTYTAEGHRDDALAEPLAQEVSRVLQCVCLVSAGFHQDNLTKEEIAMVLKNHQQGMQAVMKYLKETECFFDSEK from the coding sequence ATGAAAATAGCGATCGGCCAAGATAAGCTCGCCCTGTCCTACGAGATATCCGTCATTGGACACGACATTCTGATTAGCGTTACCGGAGGGAGACAGCATATCGGCAGCGTTGCGGTCGGGAACTGCGGGACGGTGACAACGTATACGGCAGAAGGTCATCGTGATGATGCCCTGGCGGAACCGCTGGCGCAGGAAGTGTCCAGGGTTTTGCAATGCGTTTGTTTGGTGTCCGCCGGATTTCACCAAGACAATCTTACTAAGGAAGAAATTGCAATGGTGCTGAAAAATCATCAGCAAGGGATGCAAGCGGTGATGAAGTATTTGAAAGAAACGGAATGTTTTTTTGATTCTGAGAAATAA
- a CDS encoding UbiX family flavin prenyltransferase translates to MKILVALTGATGVIYGVRLLEVLKETEHHVSLIMSGWAKETLSLETDYAVGYVQSLADKVYDHNDLAAAVASGSYGIEATIVAPCSMKTLSGIANGYSDNLIVRASDVALKERRPLLLMVRETPLSSIHLKNMTTVTEAGGILIPPIPAFYHRPKTIDDIVNQSVGKVLDLLKIPHNLYERWRSDQ, encoded by the coding sequence ATGAAGATTCTTGTTGCTCTGACAGGTGCCACCGGGGTGATCTATGGCGTGCGTCTGTTGGAAGTCCTCAAAGAGACAGAGCATCATGTTTCGCTGATCATGAGCGGGTGGGCAAAAGAAACGCTCTCGCTGGAAACGGATTATGCTGTGGGTTACGTCCAATCTTTAGCAGACAAAGTATACGACCATAACGACTTAGCTGCCGCCGTTGCCAGCGGTTCTTACGGGATCGAGGCGACCATTGTCGCACCTTGCAGTATGAAGACTCTGTCCGGGATTGCGAATGGCTACAGCGATAATCTGATTGTCCGCGCTTCCGACGTGGCCTTGAAAGAGCGGCGTCCTCTCTTATTGATGGTCAGAGAGACACCGCTTTCGTCCATTCATCTGAAAAATATGACGACCGTAACAGAAGCTGGCGGCATACTCATCCCGCCTATACCGGCTTTTTACCACCGGCCCAAAACCATTGACGATATTGTAAATCAAAGTGTCGGCAAGGTATTGGATTTGTTGAAGATTCCGCACAATCTCTACGAAAGATGGCGAAGTGACCAATGA
- a CDS encoding hydantoinase B/oxoprolinase family protein: MTRTTTEDMINRTVIANRLDSITKEMGLALEHSAHSPIFAEACDFACCICDRDGQLVSQLSGIPILATAGSFSVKSVLRKYPNSITNGDVFIINDPYDGGNHLPDIGIITPVFFEDNLMFFCVSRAHHGDIGGSTAGSYNPKATEIFQEGIRIPPTKLMRNNEFIGEILDLILINTRNPDMLKSDLLAQIGANKVAAKRILEMVEAYTPAVVNKAIAETLEQTEMLTKKRIREIPDGIYRATEYIDDDGFQEEPVKIEIAVKVEGERLLVDFAGTDPQVKGFINTSVVTATTASGIAVLWFLGDDIPRNDGAFRCIDVHLPKGSLVNPYEPAPMTLCTLTPASEMIGAIFQALNQAVPGRVPAGYTRYAGPSYYGRDPRNNRYYVGFSFCSTGSGGAMQGRDGKSYMSPMSNFGGVKTPDIESNEIQYPHITLYHEMETDTAGAGEYRGGAGMKYAFELYDEGSHIVNFGDGMKFAPYGLNGGNQGSLNKGVFLHQGEPVVMASKEAPRCVAKGDQVILSSCGGGGWGKPLDRPVEKVYADVLDEIISVKTAKEIYGVVITETGIDYDKTNQFRNSKNGNRRV; encoded by the coding sequence ATGACAAGGACAACGACGGAAGATATGATTAACCGCACCGTTATCGCCAATCGTCTCGATAGTATCACCAAAGAAATGGGACTCGCCTTGGAGCATTCTGCCCATTCCCCGATCTTCGCCGAAGCCTGTGACTTTGCTTGTTGTATTTGTGATCGAGACGGTCAATTGGTCTCTCAGTTAAGCGGTATTCCGATTTTGGCGACAGCAGGCTCCTTCAGCGTCAAATCTGTTTTGCGGAAATATCCGAATAGCATCACAAACGGTGATGTTTTTATAATCAATGATCCTTATGACGGTGGAAATCACCTGCCTGATATCGGAATCATTACCCCTGTCTTTTTTGAGGACAATTTAATGTTTTTCTGTGTCAGCCGCGCCCATCACGGGGATATCGGAGGTTCCACCGCGGGCAGCTATAATCCCAAGGCAACCGAAATATTTCAGGAAGGAATTCGGATTCCCCCGACAAAACTAATGCGCAACAACGAATTCATTGGTGAAATTTTAGATCTGATTTTAATCAATACCCGTAATCCCGACATGCTCAAAAGCGACCTCTTAGCCCAGATCGGTGCCAACAAAGTTGCTGCGAAGCGCATTCTGGAGATGGTGGAAGCCTATACGCCCGCTGTCGTAAACAAAGCCATTGCCGAAACCCTGGAACAAACCGAGATGCTCACGAAGAAGCGGATACGGGAGATTCCTGACGGTATTTACCGGGCGACCGAATACATTGATGATGACGGTTTTCAAGAAGAACCTGTTAAAATTGAGATTGCAGTGAAAGTAGAAGGCGAACGTCTTTTAGTTGACTTCGCAGGGACAGACCCGCAGGTTAAAGGCTTTATCAATACTTCAGTGGTCACAGCGACGACTGCTTCGGGTATTGCGGTCCTTTGGTTTTTAGGCGACGATATTCCCAGAAATGATGGTGCCTTCCGCTGCATCGATGTCCATTTGCCCAAAGGGTCTTTAGTAAATCCTTATGAACCGGCACCCATGACGCTTTGCACTTTAACTCCGGCCAGTGAAATGATCGGCGCCATTTTTCAGGCACTGAATCAAGCAGTCCCCGGAAGGGTTCCTGCGGGATATACGCGCTATGCAGGCCCTTCTTATTATGGCAGAGACCCCAGAAATAACCGTTATTATGTAGGATTTTCTTTCTGCTCGACCGGAAGCGGCGGTGCAATGCAAGGAAGAGACGGAAAATCCTATATGTCGCCCATGTCTAATTTCGGCGGCGTCAAAACGCCGGATATTGAATCCAACGAAATCCAATATCCGCACATCACCCTTTATCATGAAATGGAAACGGATACGGCCGGCGCCGGAGAATATCGCGGCGGAGCAGGGATGAAATATGCGTTTGAGCTATACGATGAAGGCAGCCATATCGTGAATTTTGGGGATGGGATGAAATTTGCGCCTTACGGTTTAAACGGCGGAAACCAAGGGAGTTTAAATAAAGGGGTTTTTCTTCATCAGGGGGAACCGGTCGTTATGGCAAGTAAAGAAGCGCCAAGATGTGTTGCCAAAGGTGACCAGGTCATTCTGAGTTCCTGCGGCGGCGGCGGATGGGGCAAACCGCTGGACCGCCCGGTAGAAAAGGTATATGCGGATGTTTTGGATGAGATCATCTCCGTAAAAACGGCTAAAGAAATTTATGGTGTTGTCATAACTGAAACGGGAATTGATTATGATAAAACGAATCAATTCAGAAACAGTAAAAATGGGAATAGAAGAGTGTAA
- a CDS encoding hydantoinase/oxoprolinase family protein, translating to MIKIAIDTGGTFTDYTAVGTFQNSEHKTVFVKNLTDHNHLAQGMIAGLKKLADAWHTDLETLLSETEQIIHGTTLALNALLEKKGAVTALFTTEGFRDALEIRRSQLENQWDLRAETPDVLVPRRLRLGIAQRMDYKGDILKVLDEQAVRNACLKCKAYGVQSIAVCYLFSFLNPEHEKRTAEIIREELPGVFVALSSDVAPKIREYERTSTTVLNAYLTPVLQDYLHTVKKELAQYGWGKPIHMMMNSGGLSDTDAMSSFAVKTLFSGPAGGACGNEAIGKMTEKPYTVLADMGGTSFDVHVSDSKNQLIPQSKIAGYPLSIPTIDITSIGAGGGSIARLDESGRLLVGPDSAGSVPGPACYGLGGTEPTVTDALVVLGLIDEDSFLGGQMGLNKKLAEKVIHDKVAAPLDISVAEGANIIYRIATEMMADAVRLVTIQKGNDPRKFSLIGAGGAFPLFAANMMDALHMKEVLFPVIGPVFCAWGMLGATRRCDFTRSFFMEKGQWDPSKINVVITDMKKEGKAELGRLGVPENEQNFRLTLEMRYIGQHHEIAIPWQGAFTSESRDALEIAFNRTHESIYEYAETDKEWEIINIHLACLEREKENTRFPFPENDILLANRTVAGNPFGQTGEISVPVYHAGDLTGNGTKGINGPALINFDYTTVLIPAGFAGKSVKNGVLSITKEGAEA from the coding sequence ATGATTAAAATTGCCATTGATACAGGAGGTACTTTCACCGACTACACCGCGGTAGGGACGTTTCAGAACAGTGAACACAAAACGGTCTTTGTCAAAAATCTCACGGATCATAACCATCTTGCCCAGGGGATGATCGCTGGCTTAAAAAAATTAGCAGATGCCTGGCATACGGATTTAGAGACACTCCTCTCAGAAACGGAACAAATTATTCACGGCACCACCTTAGCGTTAAACGCCCTTTTAGAAAAAAAAGGCGCGGTCACTGCACTTTTTACCACGGAGGGTTTCCGTGATGCGCTGGAGATACGCCGTTCTCAGCTTGAAAATCAATGGGATCTGCGAGCGGAAACGCCGGATGTACTGGTTCCGCGCAGACTGCGCTTGGGTATTGCGCAGCGCATGGACTACAAAGGGGACATCCTTAAAGTGCTGGATGAACAAGCTGTCCGAAATGCTTGTCTGAAATGCAAGGCATACGGCGTACAGAGCATTGCGGTTTGCTACCTTTTTTCTTTTCTAAATCCGGAACATGAAAAAAGAACGGCAGAAATTATTCGAGAAGAACTACCCGGCGTTTTCGTGGCGCTCTCTTCGGACGTAGCACCAAAAATCAGAGAGTATGAAAGAACTTCCACGACGGTTCTCAATGCTTATCTGACGCCGGTTCTTCAAGATTATCTCCACACCGTCAAAAAGGAACTGGCCCAATATGGTTGGGGCAAACCGATTCATATGATGATGAACAGCGGTGGCTTAAGCGATACGGATGCGATGTCCAGTTTCGCTGTCAAAACCCTTTTTTCGGGACCTGCCGGTGGTGCCTGCGGCAATGAAGCCATCGGGAAAATGACAGAAAAGCCCTATACGGTGTTGGCAGATATGGGGGGGACCAGTTTTGATGTGCATGTGTCAGACAGTAAAAATCAGCTGATTCCCCAATCGAAGATCGCTGGCTATCCGTTATCGATTCCGACCATTGACATCACTTCCATTGGAGCCGGCGGGGGTAGTATTGCCCGTCTGGATGAAAGTGGAAGATTATTGGTGGGACCGGACTCCGCCGGATCAGTTCCAGGCCCTGCCTGTTACGGTTTAGGCGGGACCGAGCCTACGGTTACGGATGCTCTGGTTGTTTTGGGACTGATCGATGAAGATAGTTTCCTCGGTGGTCAAATGGGCCTTAATAAGAAGCTGGCTGAAAAAGTGATTCACGACAAAGTTGCTGCCCCGCTGGATATCTCTGTAGCAGAAGGGGCCAATATCATTTACCGGATTGCTACTGAGATGATGGCTGATGCGGTGCGTCTTGTCACAATCCAAAAAGGCAATGACCCCAGAAAATTCTCCTTGATCGGCGCGGGAGGAGCTTTTCCGTTGTTTGCAGCCAACATGATGGATGCGCTGCATATGAAAGAAGTCTTATTTCCGGTCATCGGTCCTGTCTTTTGTGCATGGGGTATGTTAGGGGCAACCCGTCGCTGTGATTTCACGCGAAGTTTCTTTATGGAAAAGGGACAATGGGACCCATCGAAAATTAACGTGGTTATTACCGACATGAAAAAAGAAGGAAAAGCGGAGCTCGGGCGTTTGGGAGTACCGGAAAATGAGCAGAATTTCCGACTTACCCTGGAAATGCGTTACATCGGACAGCACCATGAAATAGCAATACCCTGGCAGGGAGCGTTTACCTCAGAGAGCCGGGATGCTTTAGAAATCGCCTTCAATCGTACCCACGAAAGCATCTATGAATATGCAGAAACAGACAAAGAATGGGAAATCATTAATATCCATCTGGCTTGTCTAGAACGGGAAAAGGAAAACACACGCTTTCCGTTCCCTGAGAATGACATTCTCTTAGCGAATAGGACAGTGGCAGGGAATCCCTTCGGACAAACGGGCGAAATTTCCGTCCCTGTCTACCACGCCGGTGATTTAACCGGCAATGGTACAAAAGGTATCAACGGCCCGGCTCTGATCAATTTTGACTACACCACGGTTTTGATCCCCGCTGGCTTTGCAGGCAAATCGGTTAAGAACGGTGTTTTATCTATAACAAAAGAAGGTGCAGAAGCATGA